Proteins found in one Miscanthus floridulus cultivar M001 unplaced genomic scaffold, ASM1932011v1 fs_688_1_2, whole genome shotgun sequence genomic segment:
- the LOC136532700 gene encoding V-type proton ATPase subunit E-like isoform X1, with the protein MNDADVGKQVQQMVRFILQEADEKASEITVAAEEEFSIEKLQLVESEKRRVRQEYERKEKQVDVRRKIEYSTELNAARIKLLQAQDDVVTGVKESAGDALLRVTKDANAYKRVLKGLIVQRRCDGSDQSLLRLREPALVLRCRETDRSLVEAVLEVAKKEYAEKAKVNLPKVIIDGKFYLPPQRSSRDDAHGPSCSGGVVLASQDGKIVCDNTLDARLSVSFRQKLPEIRKKLFSHQVSQ; encoded by the exons ATGAACGATGCCGACGTCGGGAAGCAGGTGCAGCAGATGGTCCGGTTCATCCTGCAGGAGGCCGACGAGAAAGCCAGCGAGATCACTGTTGCCGCCGAAGAG GAGTTCAGCATCGAGAAGCTGCAGCTGGTGGAGTCGGAGAAACGGAGGGTGAGGCAGGAGTACGAGCGCAAGGAGAAGCAGGTGGACGTCCGCCGGAAGAT CGAGTACTCGACGGAGCTGAACGCGGCGCGCATCAAGCTGCTGCAGGCGCAGGACGACGTGGTCACCGGGGTGAAGGAGAGCGCCGGCGACGCGCTGCTCCGCGTCACCAAGGACGCCAACGCCTACAAGAGGGTCCTCAAGGGCCTCATCGTGCAG CGGCGATGTGATGGATCGGATCAGAGTCTGCTTCGCCTGAGGGAGCCGGCGCTGGTGCTGCGGTGCCGAGAGACGGACCGGAGCCTGGTGGAGGCGGTGCTGGAGGTGGCCAAGAAGGAGTACGCCGAGAAGGCCAAGGTCAACCTCCCCAAGGTCATCATCGACGGCAAGTTCTACCTCCCGCCGCAGAGGAGCAGCCGCGACGACGCGCACGGGCCGTCCTG CTCCGGCGGCGTGGTGCTTGCATCCCAGGACGGTAAGATCGTCTGCGACAACACGCTGGACGCCAGGCTCAGCGTCTCCTTCAGGCAAAAGCTTCCTGAG ATCAGGAAGAAACTCTTCAGCCACCAAGTATCCCAATAA
- the LOC136532700 gene encoding V-type proton ATPase subunit E-like isoform X2 yields MNDADVGKQVQQMVRFILQEADEKASEITVAAEEEFSIEKLQLVESEKRRVRQEYERKEKQVDVRRKIEYSTELNAARIKLLQAQDDVVTGVKESAGDALLRVTKDANAYKRVLKGLIVQSLLRLREPALVLRCRETDRSLVEAVLEVAKKEYAEKAKVNLPKVIIDGKFYLPPQRSSRDDAHGPSCSGGVVLASQDGKIVCDNTLDARLSVSFRQKLPEIRKKLFSHQVSQ; encoded by the exons ATGAACGATGCCGACGTCGGGAAGCAGGTGCAGCAGATGGTCCGGTTCATCCTGCAGGAGGCCGACGAGAAAGCCAGCGAGATCACTGTTGCCGCCGAAGAG GAGTTCAGCATCGAGAAGCTGCAGCTGGTGGAGTCGGAGAAACGGAGGGTGAGGCAGGAGTACGAGCGCAAGGAGAAGCAGGTGGACGTCCGCCGGAAGAT CGAGTACTCGACGGAGCTGAACGCGGCGCGCATCAAGCTGCTGCAGGCGCAGGACGACGTGGTCACCGGGGTGAAGGAGAGCGCCGGCGACGCGCTGCTCCGCGTCACCAAGGACGCCAACGCCTACAAGAGGGTCCTCAAGGGCCTCATCGTGCAG AGTCTGCTTCGCCTGAGGGAGCCGGCGCTGGTGCTGCGGTGCCGAGAGACGGACCGGAGCCTGGTGGAGGCGGTGCTGGAGGTGGCCAAGAAGGAGTACGCCGAGAAGGCCAAGGTCAACCTCCCCAAGGTCATCATCGACGGCAAGTTCTACCTCCCGCCGCAGAGGAGCAGCCGCGACGACGCGCACGGGCCGTCCTG CTCCGGCGGCGTGGTGCTTGCATCCCAGGACGGTAAGATCGTCTGCGACAACACGCTGGACGCCAGGCTCAGCGTCTCCTTCAGGCAAAAGCTTCCTGAG ATCAGGAAGAAACTCTTCAGCCACCAAGTATCCCAATAA
- the LOC136532701 gene encoding uncharacterized protein: METQGCQHVYGNGTSIIHNLLHDPRGRVFSVEALMVVEMALLWFIAALGSFRRQSSSRCIRTLVWAAYTLLFLIFTYMIGFMQSSSIKIDLYPVWAVSFFAVLGCTNSITAFELDDNKQWMKHYIQLILYYTYVSVLLSHMSDAFVVTSVTLLFTVTIYKNFMRIQASALASESWYSSKLLSDYMKHDADSNESGYDPISLSGFNYLVCWVGARIRSEPPYYQRKFIATEDITTVEQIWRCDGRLMKSTEGAQLKDICLSFALFHLLRRRYFGFSCSESGLKKTHDFIFRGLLATEKDYSRAFKVIEVELSFLYDFFFTKYALILMYYRECTGNKIGQYSILESFEGDICKRWLNIFTRWSSIIYLHDQEKMGINMGCLVNNRKAGIPTNVHNEVKKAIVQSLKASDGQLSNGLSSLTRNGLLEHFSWACRQETQTHAILIWHIATSYCEIAPPELELGGSKEQEDFLIQRDVGTKLSRYCAYLVVFVPELLPDHRWDTKTIFDEVEKEAREYLGGVKTLQEKYQVMKNLGELEETIFSKSAKLGKLLETMTDYSTWWKVIADFWSEMILFVSPSENVRGHIERLTHGGEFITHLWALLTHAGIVEPHKEKQNV, translated from the exons ATGGAGACCCAAGGATGTCAACATGTTTACGGAAATGGAACCAGCATCATACATAACTTGCTTCATGACCCCAGGGGCCGTGTGTTCAGTGTTGAGGCCTTAATGGTTGTGGAAATGGCCCTCTTATGGTTCATTGCTGCTCTTGGATCCTTCCGTCGTCAATCAAGTAGCAGGTGCATTAGAACTCTTGTGTGGGCTGCATACACACTATTGTTTCTCATCTTTACATACATGATTGGGTTCATGCAGTCATCATCCATCAAGATTGACCTGTATCCTGTATGGGCCGTATCATTCTTTGCAGTCCTTGGGTGCACCAACTCTATCACCGCTTTTGAACTTGATGACAACAAGCAATGGATGAAACACTATATTCAGTTAATTCTCTACTACACATATGTTTCTGTTTTGCTTTCGCACATGTCAGATGCTTTTGTAGTTACCAGTGTCACTCTTCTATTCACTGTAACCATCTACAAGAACTTTATGCGAATACAAGCTTCTGCACTGGCTAGCGAGTCATGGTACTCAAGCAAACTGCTTTCTGACTACATGAAGCATGATGCTGATTCAAATGAGTCTGGATATGACCCCATTAGCTTGTCAGGCTTCAATTACCTTGTATGCTGGGTTGGTGCTAGGATTAGGTCTGAGCCTCCTTACTACCAAAGAAAATTTATTGCAACAGAAGATATTACAACAGTTGAGCAGATTTGGCGTTGTGATGGTAGACTGATGAAGTCCACTGAGGGTGCCCAATTGAAAGATATATGCCTTTCTTTTGCACTGTTCCATTTGCTCCGGCGTCGCTACTTTGGATTTTCTTGTTCTGAATCTGGCCTAAAAAAGACTCATGACTTCATCTTTAGAGGGCTATTAGCCACGGAAAAGGATTACAGTAGGGCTTTCAAGGTGATAGAAGTGGAGTTGAGTTTCCTATATGATTTTTTCTTCACCAAGTATGCCCTCATCCTCATGTACTATCGAGAATGT ACTGGG AACAAGATTGGTCAGTATTCGATACTTGAGTCCTTTGAAGGCGATATTTGTAAGAGATGGTTGAACATTTTCACTAGATGGAGCAGTATCATTTATCTTCATGATCAAGAGAAGATGGGTATTAACATGGGTTGCTTGGTAAATAATCGCAAAGCAGGAATTCCTACCAATGTGCACAATGAAGTCAAGAAAGCAATTGTGCAGTCTCTAAAGGCTAGTGATGGCCAGCTATCCAATGGTTTGTCCTCCTTAACGAGAAATGGTCTACTTGAGCACTTCTCCTGGGCATGCAGGCAAGAGACTCAAACACATGCAATCTTGATTTGGCACATAGCTACCAGCTACTGTGAAATTGCACCACCTGAGTTGGAGTTGGGTGGGAGCAAAGAACAAGAAGATTTTCTGATCCAACGCGATGTTGGCACCAAATTATCAAGATACTGTGCATACTTGGTTGTGTTTGTTCCAGAGCTGCTACCAGATCACCGATGGGATACAAAAACCATATTTGATGAGGTGGAAAAGGAAGCACGTGAATACCTGGGAGGTGTAAAAACGTTGCAGGAAAAGTATCAGGTAATGAAAAACCTGGGAGAACTAGAGGAAACAATTTTTTCGAAAAGCGCAAAACTTGGTAAGCTATTGGAAACCATGACAGATTATTCAACATGGTGGAAGGTGATTGCGGACTTCTGGTCTGAAATGATTCTATTTGTCTCACCATCAGAAAATGTAAGAGGTCATATAGAGCGCCTTACTCATGGTGGGGAGTTCATCACTCATTTATGGGCTTTGCTCACTCATGCAGGCATTGTGGAGCCACACAAAGAGAAACAGAATGTGTAA